The Ooceraea biroi isolate clonal line C1 chromosome 1, Obir_v5.4, whole genome shotgun sequence genome has a window encoding:
- the LOC105280390 gene encoding carnitine O-palmitoyltransferase 1, liver isoform isoform X1: protein MAEAHSAVAFSFSITHEGWDVNFDREVLHLVWLSGVRSWKKRFFRFQNNLKSGVYPAPLESLWITVILVTAIHFAGYKVPYDLVGKVSPYLSASSILAHLAGSFVVGLFLWLVVIYTIRYALKLLLMYKGWMYESRGKGRKPSSTTRFWLLLVKMFSGWHKPMLYSFQGSLPRLPLPSVADTMTRYLRSVRPLVDDENYARMEKLATEFENGIGVKLQRYLVLKSWWTTNYVSDWWEEYVYLRGRSPLMVNSNFYGIDAILSYPTNVQAARAAAVIYSCLQYRRLIERQELEPILVQGLVPLCSWQYERVFNTTRVPGVEVDKIVHYQDAKHIVVYHKGRYFKVLIYYRNRILQACEIELQMQQILDDNSAPSEGEEKLAALTAGERTTWAQARQNFFAKGVNKASLDLVEKAAFVVALDDVPYEYDTKHPEKLDNYGRVLMHGKGYDRWFDKSFTLCIGSNGRIGFNAEHSWADAAVMSHLWEYVVSSEFLDREYDKDGHNAGTPEFVPPAPTRLQWDMDTKCIEAIEQSYRVARDIANDVDLRIYVHDAYGKGLMKVNSMSPDAYIQMALQLAYYRDAGKFNLTYEASMTRLFREGRTETVRPCTIESSKWVKAMEDKTATVDEKVKLLMDSVARHQRGYQDAMCGKGIDRHLFCLYVVSKYLEVDSPFLKEVLSEPWRLSTSQTPHGQTSRMDLKKFPNCISAGGGFGPVADDGYGVSYIIAGEDLLFFHVSSKRSSSKTDSARFSMQIEKALRDMKDLLEQRKKIHQNGSA from the exons ATGGCGGAAGCCCATTCAGCCGTAGCATTCAGCTTCTCTATAACGCACGAAGGATGGGACGTGAACTTTGACCGAGAGGTACTCCACTTGGTATGGCTGTCCGGTGTGCGATCGTGGAAGAAGAGATTCTTCCGATTTCAG AACAACCTGAAGAGCGGCGTTTACCCGGCTCCCCTGGAGAGCTTGTGGATCACGGTGATCTTAGTCACGGCGATACACTTTGCCGGTTACAAGGTTCCGTATGACCTCGTCGGGAAAGTATCGCCGTACCTCTCCGC GTCCTCTATACTCGCGCACTTGGCGGGCTCCTTTGTGGTCGGGCTGTTCCTATGGCTGGTGGTGATATACACAATACGGTATGCGTTGAAGCTGCTACTCATGTACAAGGGATGGATGTACGAGTCGAGAGGCAAGGGTCGCAAGCCGTCCTCGACGACGCGGTTCTGGCTGCTGCTGGTGAAGATGTTCTCCGGTTGGCACAAGCCTATGCTATACAGCTTCCAAGGATCACTGCCGCGGCTGCCGCTACCGTCGGTAGCCGACACCATGACACGG TATCTGAGAAGTGTACGACCGTTGGTGGACGATGAGAATTATGCTCGCATGGAGAAACTGGCGACCGAGTTCGAAAACGGCATTGGCGTCAAGCTGCAGCGTTATCTCGTCCTCAAGTCTTGGTGGACCACCAATTACGTGTCCGATTGGTGGGAGGAGTACGTCTACCTGCGCGGAAGGTCGCCTCTAATGGTCAACTCCAATTTCTACGGAATCGACGCTATTTTATCATATCCGACGAACGTGCAAGCCGCGCGCGCTGCAGCTGTCATATACTCTTGCTTGCAGTACCGGCGCCTTATCGAACGTCAGGAATTAGAGCCG ATTCTGGTGCAAGGATTAGTACCACTGTGTTCTTGGCAATACGAAAGAGTGTTCAACACCACGCGCGTTCCAGGAGTCGAAGTCGATAAGATTGTACATTATCAAGACGCCAAACATATTGTAGTGTATCATAAGGGCAGATATttcaaagttttaatttattatcgaaatagGATTCTTCAAGCCTGCGAGATTGAGCT CCAGATGCAGCAAATTTTGGACGATAATTCAGCGCCGTCCGAGGGAGAGGAGAAACTGGCCGCGTTAACCGCCGGCGAGAGGACTACCTGGGCTCAAGCCAGGCAGAACTTCTTCGCGAAGGGTGTAAATAAAGCTTCCTTGGATCTTGTCGAGAAGGCCGCATTTGTGGTCGCGTTGGACGATGTACCTTATGAATACGACACG AAACATCCAGAAAAATTGGACAACTACGGCAGAGTTCTAATGCACGGAAAAGGATACGATCGGTGGTTCGATAAATCTTTCACGCTATGCATTGGCAGCAATGGCAGA ATCGGATTTAACGCGGAACATTCTTG GGCAGACGCTGCGGTCATGTCGCACTTGTGGGAATACGTTGTGTCCTCGGAGTTTCTGGACAGAGA ATACGACAAGGACGGACATAATGCGGGCACTCCGGAGTTTGTACCTCCAGCTCCGACTCGATTACAGTGGGACATGGATACTAAGTGTATCGAGGCTATCGAGCAATCCTACcgg gTAGCGCGCGATATAGCGAACGACGTCGACCTGCGTATTTACGTGCACGACGCGTACGGCAAAGGCTTGATGAAAGTCAATTCCATGTCGCCAGATGCTTACATACAAATGGCACTGCAACTGGCATACTACCGTGATGCTGGAAAGTTCAATTTAACTTATGAAGCTTCCATGACGAGACTGTTCCGAGAAGGTAGAACGGAAACGGTTAGACCGTGCACCATCGAGTCCTCTAAATGGGTGAAAGCGATGGAGGATAAAACGGCGACG GTGGACGAAAAAGTCAAGCTGCTGATGGATTCGGTCGCGCGACATCAAAGGGGATATCAAGATGCTATGTGTGGCAAAGGAATAGACAGGCATCTCTTCTGTTTATATGTAGTATCAAAGTACTTAGAAGTAGATTCACCGTTTCTCAAG GAGGTCTTAAGCGAGCCATGGCGATTGTCAACGTCACAAACACCACACGGTCAAACTTCGAGAATGGATTTGAAAAAGTTCCCCAACTGTATTTCAGCGGGCGGTGGATTTGGTCCGGTGGCTGACGACGGCTACGGCGTTTCTTACATAATCGCAGGAGAGGATCTTCTATTTTTCCATGTTTCTAGCAAGCGCAGTTCGTCGAAAACG GATTCTGCGCGATTTTCAATGCAGATAGAGAAGGCACTGCGCGACATGAAAGATTTACTAGagcaaagaaagaagatacACCAGAACGGGTCTGCGTAA
- the LOC105280390 gene encoding carnitine O-palmitoyltransferase 1, liver isoform isoform X2, with protein sequence MAEAHSAVAFSFSITHEGWDVNFDREVLHLVWLSGVRSWKKRFFRFQNNLKSGVYPAPLESLWITVILVTAIHFAGYKVPYDLVGKVSPYLSASSILAHLAGSFVVGLFLWLVVIYTIRYALKLLLMYKGWMYESRGKGRKPSSTTRFWLLLVKMFSGWHKPMLYSFQGSLPRLPLPSVADTMTRYLRSVRPLVDDENYARMEKLATEFENGIGVKLQRYLVLKSWWTTNYVSDWWEEYVYLRGRSPLMVNSNFYGIDAILSYPTNVQAARAAAVIYSCLQYRRLIERQELEPILVQGLVPLCSWQYERVFNTTRVPGVEVDKIVHYQDAKHIVVYHKGRYFKVLIYYRNRILQACEIELQMQQILDDNSAPSEGEEKLAALTAGERTTWAQARQNFFAKGVNKASLDLVEKAAFVVALDDVPYEYDTKHPEKLDNYGRVLMHGKGYDRWFDKSFTLCIGSNGRIGFNAEHSWADAPVMGTLWEFIMAAENEIGYDKDGHNAGTPEFVPPAPTRLQWDMDTKCIEAIEQSYRVARDIANDVDLRIYVHDAYGKGLMKVNSMSPDAYIQMALQLAYYRDAGKFNLTYEASMTRLFREGRTETVRPCTIESSKWVKAMEDKTATVDEKVKLLMDSVARHQRGYQDAMCGKGIDRHLFCLYVVSKYLEVDSPFLKEVLSEPWRLSTSQTPHGQTSRMDLKKFPNCISAGGGFGPVADDGYGVSYIIAGEDLLFFHVSSKRSSSKTDSARFSMQIEKALRDMKDLLEQRKKIHQNGSA encoded by the exons ATGGCGGAAGCCCATTCAGCCGTAGCATTCAGCTTCTCTATAACGCACGAAGGATGGGACGTGAACTTTGACCGAGAGGTACTCCACTTGGTATGGCTGTCCGGTGTGCGATCGTGGAAGAAGAGATTCTTCCGATTTCAG AACAACCTGAAGAGCGGCGTTTACCCGGCTCCCCTGGAGAGCTTGTGGATCACGGTGATCTTAGTCACGGCGATACACTTTGCCGGTTACAAGGTTCCGTATGACCTCGTCGGGAAAGTATCGCCGTACCTCTCCGC GTCCTCTATACTCGCGCACTTGGCGGGCTCCTTTGTGGTCGGGCTGTTCCTATGGCTGGTGGTGATATACACAATACGGTATGCGTTGAAGCTGCTACTCATGTACAAGGGATGGATGTACGAGTCGAGAGGCAAGGGTCGCAAGCCGTCCTCGACGACGCGGTTCTGGCTGCTGCTGGTGAAGATGTTCTCCGGTTGGCACAAGCCTATGCTATACAGCTTCCAAGGATCACTGCCGCGGCTGCCGCTACCGTCGGTAGCCGACACCATGACACGG TATCTGAGAAGTGTACGACCGTTGGTGGACGATGAGAATTATGCTCGCATGGAGAAACTGGCGACCGAGTTCGAAAACGGCATTGGCGTCAAGCTGCAGCGTTATCTCGTCCTCAAGTCTTGGTGGACCACCAATTACGTGTCCGATTGGTGGGAGGAGTACGTCTACCTGCGCGGAAGGTCGCCTCTAATGGTCAACTCCAATTTCTACGGAATCGACGCTATTTTATCATATCCGACGAACGTGCAAGCCGCGCGCGCTGCAGCTGTCATATACTCTTGCTTGCAGTACCGGCGCCTTATCGAACGTCAGGAATTAGAGCCG ATTCTGGTGCAAGGATTAGTACCACTGTGTTCTTGGCAATACGAAAGAGTGTTCAACACCACGCGCGTTCCAGGAGTCGAAGTCGATAAGATTGTACATTATCAAGACGCCAAACATATTGTAGTGTATCATAAGGGCAGATATttcaaagttttaatttattatcgaaatagGATTCTTCAAGCCTGCGAGATTGAGCT CCAGATGCAGCAAATTTTGGACGATAATTCAGCGCCGTCCGAGGGAGAGGAGAAACTGGCCGCGTTAACCGCCGGCGAGAGGACTACCTGGGCTCAAGCCAGGCAGAACTTCTTCGCGAAGGGTGTAAATAAAGCTTCCTTGGATCTTGTCGAGAAGGCCGCATTTGTGGTCGCGTTGGACGATGTACCTTATGAATACGACACG AAACATCCAGAAAAATTGGACAACTACGGCAGAGTTCTAATGCACGGAAAAGGATACGATCGGTGGTTCGATAAATCTTTCACGCTATGCATTGGCAGCAATGGCAGA ATCGGATTTAACGCGGAACATTCTTG GGCTGATGCGCCGGTGATGGGAACTCTATGGGAATTTATTATGGCTGCTGAGAACGAAATTGG ATACGACAAGGACGGACATAATGCGGGCACTCCGGAGTTTGTACCTCCAGCTCCGACTCGATTACAGTGGGACATGGATACTAAGTGTATCGAGGCTATCGAGCAATCCTACcgg gTAGCGCGCGATATAGCGAACGACGTCGACCTGCGTATTTACGTGCACGACGCGTACGGCAAAGGCTTGATGAAAGTCAATTCCATGTCGCCAGATGCTTACATACAAATGGCACTGCAACTGGCATACTACCGTGATGCTGGAAAGTTCAATTTAACTTATGAAGCTTCCATGACGAGACTGTTCCGAGAAGGTAGAACGGAAACGGTTAGACCGTGCACCATCGAGTCCTCTAAATGGGTGAAAGCGATGGAGGATAAAACGGCGACG GTGGACGAAAAAGTCAAGCTGCTGATGGATTCGGTCGCGCGACATCAAAGGGGATATCAAGATGCTATGTGTGGCAAAGGAATAGACAGGCATCTCTTCTGTTTATATGTAGTATCAAAGTACTTAGAAGTAGATTCACCGTTTCTCAAG GAGGTCTTAAGCGAGCCATGGCGATTGTCAACGTCACAAACACCACACGGTCAAACTTCGAGAATGGATTTGAAAAAGTTCCCCAACTGTATTTCAGCGGGCGGTGGATTTGGTCCGGTGGCTGACGACGGCTACGGCGTTTCTTACATAATCGCAGGAGAGGATCTTCTATTTTTCCATGTTTCTAGCAAGCGCAGTTCGTCGAAAACG GATTCTGCGCGATTTTCAATGCAGATAGAGAAGGCACTGCGCGACATGAAAGATTTACTAGagcaaagaaagaagatacACCAGAACGGGTCTGCGTAA
- the LOC105280389 gene encoding uncharacterized protein LOC105280389, producing MDDETLNRLAVEALLEEAKLGARRAEIIGPSGWVKPKETVNKRFLHSTLRNAVISNKHRSLKQDKVKIQLHKADAVKKS from the exons ATGGATGACGAGACGTTAAACAG GCTCGCAGTTGAAGCTTTGCTGGAAGAGGCTAAACTTGGTGCACGTAGAGCCGAGATAATAGGACCCAGCGGATGGGTGAAACCCAAGGAGACTGTCAACAAAAGGTTTCTTCATTCGACGTTACGAAATGCAGTGATATCTAACAAGCATCGATCGCTGAAGCaagataaagtaaaaattcaattacacAAAGCGGACGCCGTTAAAAAATCGTAG
- the LOC105280391 gene encoding motile sperm domain-containing protein 2, producing the protein MEVQTRTIAEIRERFFKRVEDEGPADPRGFHPADIARIKNNDDWLKRFLDHHESNENEAFNMLWETCTWRRKFGTNDITEDNVRRDYLEDGSCFSFGRDKDGKKLFIIKSKLHFKGAKDFPELQRCIVYWFERLEREENGNQISIFFDMAESGLSNLDMEFTKYLIGLFKSYYPNFLNYIIIFEMPWVLNAAFKIIKSWLPAKAIPKIKFVNKSSLKDYVDPNDALKCWGGNNDYTFKFVPVACANGDGVINGKLDNKKVHFAENSPLIEQSPTSIGDQTNEDQLLSIEPLETIIFLKEGNDIVGTITLKNTAADKSLSYKIKTTSPEKFRVRPSSGVLQPAEQKNVTVLLQPGYNIRGLLNNDRFLVMCLPLKNSNATVQELTTLWKSEKVTEMHRLRCTNGNNENNEIQKSYSTLISAAPGSDRNIDAFFSRMNNLEKIYGKLHGEVTTVKYMLFISVMLTVLIAILMIYFLQMDPIFDSAQQDCHLQCHPNI; encoded by the exons ATGGAAGTGCAGACGAGAACGATCGCCGAGATCCGCGAGAGGTTTTTCAAGAGAGTCGAGGACGAGGGACCGGCCGATCCGA GGGGCTTCCATCCCGCGGATATAGCCAGAATAAAAAACAACGACGACTGGCTGAAGCGATTTCTGGATCATCATGAGTCAAATGAGAACGAGGCCTTCAACATGCTTTGGGAGACTTGTACTTGGAGAAGGAAATTCGGCACAAAtg ATATTACTGAGGATAACGTGAGGAGAGATTATCTAGAAGATGGGTCGTGCTTCAGCTTTGGTAGGGATAAAGATGGCaagaaactttttataatCAAGTCAAAGTTGCACTTTAAGGGAGCCAAAGATTTTCCAGAGCTGCAGCGATGTATAGTTTATTGGTTTGAGAGATTGGAAAG ggAAGAGAATGGAaatcaaatatcgattttctttGACATGGCCGAGAGTGGACTCTCCAATTTGGATATGGAATTTACTAAGTACCTCATTGGCTTATTCAAATCCTATTATCCAAATTTTCTCAATTAcatcataattttcgagatGCCTTGGGTACTAAACGCGgcctttaaaataataaagtcgTGGTTACCTGCCAAAGCCAttccgaaaattaaatttgtcaaCAAAAGCTCGCTGAAGGACTACGTTGATCCAAATGACGCCCTGAAGTGTTGGGGCGGCAACAATGATTACACTTTCAAATTTGTCCCAGTCGCGTGCGCGAACGGGGATGGCGTGATAAACGGCAAACTAGATAATAAAAAG GTTCACTTTGCAGAAAATTCACCGCTTATAGAACAAAGTCCAACCAGCATCGGAGATCAGACTAACGAGGATCAAT TATTGTCCATAGAACCCTTGGAAACGATTATATTTCTAAAGGAAGGAAATGATATTGTGGGGACAATCACATTGAAAAACACTGCAGCTGATAAATCCTTATCTTATAAG ATAAAGACAACATCTCCGGAGAAATTCAGAGTGCGACCAAGTTCGGGGGTTTTACAGCCGGCTGAACAGAAGAACGTCACGGTGCTACTGCAACCTGGTTATAACATACGTGGCCTATTAAACAATGATCGATTTCTAGTCATGTGCCTTCCGTTAAAAAATTCGAACGCCACAGTGCAAGAACTGACTACACTTTGGAag TCTGAGAAAGTAACGGAAATGCATAGATTACGATGTACCAACGGTAACAATGAAAACAATGAGATACAAAAATCTTACTCTACGTTAATTTCTGCAGCGCCGGGGAGTGATCGTAATATCGATGCATTTTTCTCGAGG atgaataatttagaaaagatTTATGGCAAGTTACATGGCGAGGTTACCACTGTTAAATACATGCTTTTCATTTCCGTCATGTTGACAGTACTAATCGCGATATTGATGATTTACTTTTTGCAAATGGATCCGATTTTCGACTCTGCTCAGCAGGACTGCCATCTCCAATGCCATCCTAATATTTAA
- the LOC105280393 gene encoding sulfotransferase 1C4 isoform X1, which produces MLFEDLNVERVTGEPAGELLKLLPNNVRGFVKIGKKKWFMPYKYAEKGEKIYNFETRPDDTWIVTYPRSGTTVTQELIWLVANDLNFDEAYRRSLFDRFPFVDLSIIRDGHVFADYSPNDHAMIQQCVERARDLPSPRFIKSHLPLDLLPTVVNNTCKIIYVARNPKDVVASFYKFQKNHKLLQYQGTFEQFCNYFMTNHICYCPFWEHVKEGWAMKHRPNTLFLFYEDLIKDLPGNIRKLAEFFGKTYSDEQIAKLAEHVNIDNFRKNPMINQAAPGSPLKPEDFIRQGKTGGWAEVFTPELEKRFDKWIADNLKDTDLRFPS; this is translated from the exons ATGCTCTTTGAGGATTTGAATGTGGAACGCGTCACGGGCGAGCCGGCCGGCGAATTGTTGAAATTGCTTCCGAATAACGTACGTGGTTTCGTTAAAATCGGCAAGAAGAAATGGTTCATGCCGTACAAGTACGCCGAGAAGGGCGAGAAGATTTACAATTTCGAGACTCGCCCGGATGACACATGGATCGTTACCTATCCTCGATCGG GTACAACAGTGACGCAGGAGCTTATATGGCTGGTGGCAAACGATTTGAATTTTGACGAGGCGTATCGAAGAAGCTTGTTCGACAGATTTCCTTTCGTAGA tCTTAGTATAATAAGGGATGGTCATGTATTTGCGGATTATTCTCCCAACGATCATGCTATGATACAACAGTGTGTTGAACGTGCACGAGATCTACCCTCGCCGCGTTTCATCAAGAGCCATTTGCCTCTCGATTTACTACCAACAGTGGTAAACAATACTTGCAAG ATTATTTATGTTGCAAGAAATCCGAAAGACGTCGTGGCTTCTTTTTATAAGTTCCAAAAGAATCACAAACTTTTGCAATATCAGGGAACCTTCGAGCAGTTCTGCAATTATTTCATGACTAATCACA tATGTTATTGTCCATTTTGGGAACACGTAAAAGAAGGTTGGGCGATGAAGCACAGGCCGAACACTTTGTTCCTCTTCTACGAGGATTTGATAAAG GACCTACCGGGAAACATCAGAAAGCTAGCCGAGTTCTTTGGCAAGACTTACAGCGATGAACAGATCGCGAAATTGGCGGAGCACGTGAATATAGATAACTTTCGCAAAAACCCCATGATCAACCAAGCGGCGCCTGGCAGTCCTTTGAAACCCGAAGACTTTATTCGACAAGGAAAAACAGGTGGTTGGGCAGAAGTATTCACGCCGGAATTAGAAAAGAGATTCGATAAATGGATAGCGGATAATTTGAAAGATACGGATTTGAGATTTCCAAGTTAG
- the LOC105280393 gene encoding sulfotransferase 1C4 isoform X2, with protein MLCRTTVTQELIWLVANDLNFDEAYRRSLFDRFPFVDLSIIRDGHVFADYSPNDHAMIQQCVERARDLPSPRFIKSHLPLDLLPTVVNNTCKIIYVARNPKDVVASFYKFQKNHKLLQYQGTFEQFCNYFMTNHICYCPFWEHVKEGWAMKHRPNTLFLFYEDLIKDLPGNIRKLAEFFGKTYSDEQIAKLAEHVNIDNFRKNPMINQAAPGSPLKPEDFIRQGKTGGWAEVFTPELEKRFDKWIADNLKDTDLRFPS; from the exons ATGCTCTGTC GTACAACAGTGACGCAGGAGCTTATATGGCTGGTGGCAAACGATTTGAATTTTGACGAGGCGTATCGAAGAAGCTTGTTCGACAGATTTCCTTTCGTAGA tCTTAGTATAATAAGGGATGGTCATGTATTTGCGGATTATTCTCCCAACGATCATGCTATGATACAACAGTGTGTTGAACGTGCACGAGATCTACCCTCGCCGCGTTTCATCAAGAGCCATTTGCCTCTCGATTTACTACCAACAGTGGTAAACAATACTTGCAAG ATTATTTATGTTGCAAGAAATCCGAAAGACGTCGTGGCTTCTTTTTATAAGTTCCAAAAGAATCACAAACTTTTGCAATATCAGGGAACCTTCGAGCAGTTCTGCAATTATTTCATGACTAATCACA tATGTTATTGTCCATTTTGGGAACACGTAAAAGAAGGTTGGGCGATGAAGCACAGGCCGAACACTTTGTTCCTCTTCTACGAGGATTTGATAAAG GACCTACCGGGAAACATCAGAAAGCTAGCCGAGTTCTTTGGCAAGACTTACAGCGATGAACAGATCGCGAAATTGGCGGAGCACGTGAATATAGATAACTTTCGCAAAAACCCCATGATCAACCAAGCGGCGCCTGGCAGTCCTTTGAAACCCGAAGACTTTATTCGACAAGGAAAAACAGGTGGTTGGGCAGAAGTATTCACGCCGGAATTAGAAAAGAGATTCGATAAATGGATAGCGGATAATTTGAAAGATACGGATTTGAGATTTCCAAGTTAG
- the LOC105280396 gene encoding GTPase Era, mitochondrial, translating into MFFTLERYAVRVGTRYLRRYFSKNTDVLTNEPQEFVLRADEDFKLLRREGHKSLKIAILGAPNVGKSTIVNRLARRLICPASSKVHTTQAKADAVYCEGDTQLIFMDTPGMVCEKDHKQYRLASSFKNDPQDCLKASDIVGIVQDAGNVHTRDRIDPNVLELLKLTKDIRNQISLILIFNKVDRVKKKELLLHLIRVITESKKSLNFSDVFMLSALTGNGIDDLRTYLLDSAKPRDWCYEEHVYSDHTCEDIIQQTVRAKLLDDLPNEVPYKLHVKLEHFDVGPDDSIAALVSVTCPTKRIMNLLLHARGNRIRDIAVRAEQELRNAFRTSVRLKIGVQTT; encoded by the exons ATGTTCTTTACACTCGAGAGATACGCTGTTCGCGTGGGTACACGGTACTTGCGACGATACTTCTCGAAGAACACGGACGTTTTGACGAACGAACCGCAAGAATTTGTGCTGCGTGCCGACGAAGACTTTAAATTATTACGCCGGGAAGGACACAAATCACTAAAAATAGCTATTTTGGGTGCACCGAACGTTGGCAAAAGCACGATCGTCAATCGACTTGCCAGGAGATTG ATATGTCCCGCATCCTCCAAAGTTCATACCACACAGGCCAAAGCAGATGCAGTCTATTGCGAGGGTGATACTCAGTTGATATTTATGGATACACCTGGTATGGTTTGCGAGAAAGACCATAAACAATATCGATTAGCTAGCAGCTTCAAGAACGATCCACAGGATTGCTTGAAGGCATCGGACATCGTGGGAATTGTGCAGGATGCAGGCAATGTACATACCAGAGACAGGATTGATCCGAACGTATtggaattattgaaattaactAAAGATATAAGAAACCAGATTTCGTTGATCCTGATCTTTAACAAAGTAGACAGAGTAAAGAAAAAGGAATTGCTGTTGCATCTCATAAGGGTTATAACCGAAAGCAAGAAATCTCTGAATTTCTCTGACGTATTCATGCTCTCTGCTTTGACTGGCAATGGCATTGACGATCTAAGg ACTTATTTGCTCGACTCGGCCAAGCCGCGAGACTGGTGCTATGAGGAACACGTGTACAGCGATCACACATGCGAGGACATAATACAGCAGACAGTGCGGGCTAAATTGCTGGACGATCTGCCAAACGAAGTCCCTTACAAATTGCACGTGAAGCTGGAGCATTTTGATGTAGGACCTGACGACAGCATCGCGGCATTGGTGTCTGTCACGTGTCCTACTAAGCGTATCATGAACCTCTTATTGCACGCCAGAGGCAACAGAATAAGGGATATCGCGGTTAGAGCCGAGCAGGAATTACGGAACGCCTTTCGAACGTCGGTAAGATTAAAAATAGGTGTACAGACGACATAA